Part of the Oligoflexia bacterium genome is shown below.
TTCTCATTGATGCTCTCGTTAAGAAAGTTTGTGGCGGGAAATGAGCCTTTTGTTAGAAGCCTGACCCCACAGCAAATGATGGTACTGATAATCCTAGATATGAATGGATCAATAAGGCTTTCCGATCTTTCAAAGAGAGCGATGGTCACGCACGGAACTATGGTAGTGGCGATACAAAAATTAGTAAAAAAGGGGCTCATTCTCAAAAAGAAAGACCCAATTGACGAACGAGCTGTTGCCTTGAGCTTAAGCGCAAAAGGAAAAGCTATTCCCAAGGGGATTAAAGAACGTCTCAGTCAGCGGTATAAATTGCTTTGCGAGAATCTTCCTGCTGATGAAGCTAAAAAGCTTGCTGATTGTTATCGGTTTATGACGAAGACCTTTTGGGAGTTTGAGAAGGAGCGCGAGTCATGACACCTCGACTTCGCAAATTCGCACTCACTGCACATGTCACATTCTCAGTTGGTTGGCTCGGTGCGGTCGTTGCTTACCTAGCTCTCGCCATTTTCGGCATGAATAGCCAGGATGTTCAGCTGGT
Proteins encoded:
- a CDS encoding MarR family transcriptional regulator, with amino-acid sequence MRHEGKNLADLHFSLMLSLRKFVAGNEPFVRSLTPQQMMVLIILDMNGSIRLSDLSKRAMVTHGTMVVAIQKLVKKGLILKKKDPIDERAVALSLSAKGKAIPKGIKERLSQRYKLLCENLPADEAKKLADCYRFMTKTFWEFEKERES